The following are encoded together in the Pygocentrus nattereri isolate fPygNat1 chromosome 3, fPygNat1.pri, whole genome shotgun sequence genome:
- the LOC108413556 gene encoding pentraxin fusion protein-like isoform X3, with product MEKYLSSIEGGLTDKGLLFPKPSANSFVKLTALKPLNLEAFTLCMRLFVNPAVVNQGNRETILFAYCTTEGDELNVWQEKGKISLYLRSSRDGVFYDVQPLSIFGTDLCVTWESRTGLTAFWVDGRRSAPQVYRKNHKILSGGAVILGQDPDSFVGKFDENQSFVGEISDVNMWDYLLTDDQIKNFNEKVWVGPEPNVLNWNTVQYEVNGNVREVPEKYK from the exons ATGGAGAAGTATTTGTCAAGTATTGAAG GTGGTTTGACTGACAAGGGGCTGCTTTTCCCCAAACCGTCAGCCAATTCCTTTGTAAAGCTCACCGCCTTGAAGCCCCTGAATTTAGAGGCCTTTACTCTGTGTATGCGTCTGTTTGTGAATCCAGCTGTAGTAAACCAAGGCAACCGTGAGACCATCCTCTTCGCTTATTGCACCACAGAAGGTGATGAGCTTAACGTGTGGCAGGAGAAGGGCAAAATCTCCTTATACCTGAGAAGCAGCAGAGACGGTGTTTTCTATGACGTCCAACCTCTCTCCATCTTCGGCACAGACCTGTGCGTCACCTGGGAATCCAGGACAGGTCTGACTGCGTTCTGGGTGGACGGCCGCCGCAGCGCTCCGCAGGTGTACAGGAAAAACCACAAGATCCTGTCTGGTGGTGCTGTTATCCTGGGTCAGGATCCGGACTCTTTCGTTGGTAAATTTGATGAAAATCAGAGTTTTGTAGGTGAGATTTCTGATGTGAACATGTGGGATTATTTGCTGACAGATGATCAGATTAAGAACTTCAATGAGAAGGTGTGGGTGGGACCAGAACCAAATGTTCTTAACTGGAACACTGTGCAGTATGAAGTGAATGGGAATGTCCGTGAAGTGCCAGAGAAGTACAAATGA
- the LOC108413556 gene encoding pentraxin fusion protein-like isoform X5 — translation MRWVLFLLCVLLALTCSDQTVVNQGNRETILFAYCTTEGDELNVWQEKGKISLYLRSSRDGVFYDVQPLSIFGTDLCVTWESRTGLTAFWVDGRRSAPQVYRKNHKILSGGAVILGQDPDSFVGKFDENQSFVGEISDVNMWDYLLTDDQIKNFNEKVWVGPEPNVLNWNTVQYEVNGNVREVPEKYK, via the exons ATGAGGTGGGTGCTTTTTCTGCTGTGTGTCCTCCTGGCTCTGACCTGCTCTGATCAAA CTGTAGTAAACCAAGGCAACCGTGAGACCATCCTCTTCGCTTATTGCACCACAGAAGGTGATGAGCTTAACGTGTGGCAGGAGAAGGGCAAAATCTCCTTATACCTGAGAAGCAGCAGAGACGGTGTTTTCTATGACGTCCAACCTCTCTCCATCTTCGGCACAGACCTGTGCGTCACCTGGGAATCCAGGACAGGTCTGACTGCGTTCTGGGTGGACGGCCGCCGCAGCGCTCCGCAGGTGTACAGGAAAAACCACAAGATCCTGTCTGGTGGTGCTGTTATCCTGGGTCAGGATCCGGACTCTTTCGTTGGTAAATTTGATGAAAATCAGAGTTTTGTAGGTGAGATTTCTGATGTGAACATGTGGGATTATTTGCTGACAGATGATCAGATTAAGAACTTCAATGAGAAGGTGTGGGTGGGACCAGAACCAAATGTTCTTAACTGGAACACTGTGCAGTATGAAGTGAATGGGAATGTCCGTGAAGTGCCAGAGAAGTACAAATGA
- the LOC108413556 gene encoding pentraxin fusion protein-like isoform X1, with amino-acid sequence MAPVISITYRAILQEIVSSVSILDPETSICGQNGGLTDKGLLFPKPSANSFVKLTALKPLNLEAFTLCMRLFVNPAVVNQGNRETILFAYCTTEGDELNVWQEKGKISLYLRSSRDGVFYDVQPLSIFGTDLCVTWESRTGLTAFWVDGRRSAPQVYRKNHKILSGGAVILGQDPDSFVGKFDENQSFVGEISDVNMWDYLLTDDQIKNFNEKVWVGPEPNVLNWNTVQYEVNGNVREVPEKYK; translated from the exons ATGGCACCAGTTATCTCCATAACCTATAGAGCAATCTTACAGGAAATAGTCAGCTCTGTTTCCATTCTTGACCCGGAGACCTCAATTTGCGGGCAAAACG GTGGTTTGACTGACAAGGGGCTGCTTTTCCCCAAACCGTCAGCCAATTCCTTTGTAAAGCTCACCGCCTTGAAGCCCCTGAATTTAGAGGCCTTTACTCTGTGTATGCGTCTGTTTGTGAATCCAGCTGTAGTAAACCAAGGCAACCGTGAGACCATCCTCTTCGCTTATTGCACCACAGAAGGTGATGAGCTTAACGTGTGGCAGGAGAAGGGCAAAATCTCCTTATACCTGAGAAGCAGCAGAGACGGTGTTTTCTATGACGTCCAACCTCTCTCCATCTTCGGCACAGACCTGTGCGTCACCTGGGAATCCAGGACAGGTCTGACTGCGTTCTGGGTGGACGGCCGCCGCAGCGCTCCGCAGGTGTACAGGAAAAACCACAAGATCCTGTCTGGTGGTGCTGTTATCCTGGGTCAGGATCCGGACTCTTTCGTTGGTAAATTTGATGAAAATCAGAGTTTTGTAGGTGAGATTTCTGATGTGAACATGTGGGATTATTTGCTGACAGATGATCAGATTAAGAACTTCAATGAGAAGGTGTGGGTGGGACCAGAACCAAATGTTCTTAACTGGAACACTGTGCAGTATGAAGTGAATGGGAATGTCCGTGAAGTGCCAGAGAAGTACAAATGA
- the LOC108413556 gene encoding pentraxin fusion protein-like isoform X2, with product MRWVLFLLCVLLALTCSDQSGLTDKGLLFPKPSANSFVKLTALKPLNLEAFTLCMRLFVNPAVVNQGNRETILFAYCTTEGDELNVWQEKGKISLYLRSSRDGVFYDVQPLSIFGTDLCVTWESRTGLTAFWVDGRRSAPQVYRKNHKILSGGAVILGQDPDSFVGKFDENQSFVGEISDVNMWDYLLTDDQIKNFNEKVWVGPEPNVLNWNTVQYEVNGNVREVPEKYK from the exons ATGAGGTGGGTGCTTTTTCTGCTGTGTGTCCTCCTGGCTCTGACCTGCTCTGATCAAA GTGGTTTGACTGACAAGGGGCTGCTTTTCCCCAAACCGTCAGCCAATTCCTTTGTAAAGCTCACCGCCTTGAAGCCCCTGAATTTAGAGGCCTTTACTCTGTGTATGCGTCTGTTTGTGAATCCAGCTGTAGTAAACCAAGGCAACCGTGAGACCATCCTCTTCGCTTATTGCACCACAGAAGGTGATGAGCTTAACGTGTGGCAGGAGAAGGGCAAAATCTCCTTATACCTGAGAAGCAGCAGAGACGGTGTTTTCTATGACGTCCAACCTCTCTCCATCTTCGGCACAGACCTGTGCGTCACCTGGGAATCCAGGACAGGTCTGACTGCGTTCTGGGTGGACGGCCGCCGCAGCGCTCCGCAGGTGTACAGGAAAAACCACAAGATCCTGTCTGGTGGTGCTGTTATCCTGGGTCAGGATCCGGACTCTTTCGTTGGTAAATTTGATGAAAATCAGAGTTTTGTAGGTGAGATTTCTGATGTGAACATGTGGGATTATTTGCTGACAGATGATCAGATTAAGAACTTCAATGAGAAGGTGTGGGTGGGACCAGAACCAAATGTTCTTAACTGGAACACTGTGCAGTATGAAGTGAATGGGAATGTCCGTGAAGTGCCAGAGAAGTACAAATGA
- the LOC108413556 gene encoding pentraxin fusion protein-like isoform X4, producing the protein MAPVISITYRAILQEIVSSVSILDPETSICGQNAVVNQGNRETILFAYCTTEGDELNVWQEKGKISLYLRSSRDGVFYDVQPLSIFGTDLCVTWESRTGLTAFWVDGRRSAPQVYRKNHKILSGGAVILGQDPDSFVGKFDENQSFVGEISDVNMWDYLLTDDQIKNFNEKVWVGPEPNVLNWNTVQYEVNGNVREVPEKYK; encoded by the exons ATGGCACCAGTTATCTCCATAACCTATAGAGCAATCTTACAGGAAATAGTCAGCTCTGTTTCCATTCTTGACCCGGAGACCTCAATTTGCGGGCAAAACG CTGTAGTAAACCAAGGCAACCGTGAGACCATCCTCTTCGCTTATTGCACCACAGAAGGTGATGAGCTTAACGTGTGGCAGGAGAAGGGCAAAATCTCCTTATACCTGAGAAGCAGCAGAGACGGTGTTTTCTATGACGTCCAACCTCTCTCCATCTTCGGCACAGACCTGTGCGTCACCTGGGAATCCAGGACAGGTCTGACTGCGTTCTGGGTGGACGGCCGCCGCAGCGCTCCGCAGGTGTACAGGAAAAACCACAAGATCCTGTCTGGTGGTGCTGTTATCCTGGGTCAGGATCCGGACTCTTTCGTTGGTAAATTTGATGAAAATCAGAGTTTTGTAGGTGAGATTTCTGATGTGAACATGTGGGATTATTTGCTGACAGATGATCAGATTAAGAACTTCAATGAGAAGGTGTGGGTGGGACCAGAACCAAATGTTCTTAACTGGAACACTGTGCAGTATGAAGTGAATGGGAATGTCCGTGAAGTGCCAGAGAAGTACAAATGA